The genome window gtgagctttgggagattgtaggagtccaagaatttatccatttcctctaggttatccattctgttggcatatagttttttgtagtattctcttataattggttgtatttctgcagagtctgttgttatttctcctcgctcatttctgattttgtttatttgagctttctccctttttttctttgtaagtctggctagtggtttgtcaattttatttatcttctcaaaaaaccagctctttgtctcattgatcctttctactgccttttttgtttcagtagtatttatttctgctctgatttttattatttctctccttctgctgactttgggcttcatttgttcttttttctctagttcagttaggtgtgctttaaggttgcttatttgggatttttcttgtttgttaagatgtgcctgtattgcgatgaattttcctcttaatacagcttttgctgtatcccatatgagttgggatgtaatgctatcattttcatttgtttccaggtatttttttatttcttcaatgatccattgcttgttcagtagtgtgttgtttagtctccacatctttgtgcctttctgagcttttttcttgtaattaatttctagccttgtagcactatgatctgagaagatgcttgttattatttcaatttttttaaatttgtagaggcttgccttgtttcccaacatatggtcaatcctagagaatgttccatgtgcacttgagaagaatgtgtattcagctctttcagggtggagtgatctatatatgtctattaagtccaattgttttactttttaattcagctccactatttccttgttgatgttctgtctggatgatctgtccattgatgtgagtggggtgttgaggtcccctactcttattgtgttgtttttaacatcttcctttaggtctgttaatagttgctttatgaatcttggtgctgtgttgggtgcatagatatttataagcgttatttcttcttgatgaattgtccctttgatcattatattttgtccctctgtgtctctctttacctgtcttactttgaaatccacttggtctgatatgagaattgcaacacctgcctttttttcttgctatttgcttgaatttttgtcctccaccccttcaccctgagtctgtgtttgtccttggggctgaggtgtgtttcctggaggcaacaaattgttggatcgtgttctttaatccattttgccactctgtgtctttttattggagagttcaatccgttcacgttgagagtgattattgatgcatgtggacttaatgctgtcaatctttcactcattatcttgttttcctgtgtttcttttcctgtgtgctttagactacccatttaatactgcaatttcttatgctgggtttcttagatttttccttatctatgatttgtgactctgttctgtactttattttagtgtctaccttgaagtttgtatttagaatctcgtgtataatatagtctattctctggtggtctcttacctacttgaccaatactgatttagaccctttgctcgtcccctcctaaataattattttcattttttattccaactcgtcttattaatttgtagttagagtgctaagatcgtccttgttttggtagtttccttacttttaccctaatgctataattgaatatttgctatcctgttctggttctatccatcggtctccctagtctgtggattgtgtcccctttcacccttttttcttttttcaagtatgagagccttcttgaggatttcttgtaatggagggcttttacttacaaattcccttaacttttgtttgtctggaaaagatttaatttctccctcatatctgaaggaaattcttgctggatagagtattcttggctgaaggtttctatcctttaaagctttgaatatatcactccattctctccaagcttgtagggtttctgtagagaaatctgctgacagtctgataggggctcctttataggttattctcttttttttccttacttccctgagtattctctccttatcattcctatttgccaactttactactatgtgccttgccataggtctttttacattgacaaatctaggagatctaaaaccctcctctacacacgtttctccattgatccctagatttgggaagttctcttcattaatttcgttaagcacacttcctgctccattttccttttccatattctcgggaattcctataatccttattttcttactcctcattgactccattatctctcagagattttcctcattttttaaaattcttacttctctttcttcctctgtctggcgccattcagcctgtctgtcctcgattatgctgatttgctcctctaggttgtctacacgggcattcagggaatccgtattctgttttatctggtccattgtgtttttcatctcaagtaattctgtttgattcttctttatgatttcaatctctttttctgaagtaactccagaactcggcttgtttctctatctttctctctacctcattgagttttttgattatagctgctctgaatttaTTATCACTTAGTTtccctaattccaagtcctcaggacttaattctgtgtttttattgttttccttctggtctggggcttttataaattgctggatggtagaggagcggttttttctcatggtggtagaattcagttgcagttacagcctgtcgccactagatgggggtcgagagcggcgtgttagctctccgccttggggcaagatggctgcgcccactggctttgctgggggggtaggggctgttactcacactcgccggtctgggttcagatcagttctgttctctggtctctcaaggcccttggtttatggggtccctgcggacggaagctttccccccgtcagcgggtctccactgaatcagtggcaggagtcctggatgatcccccggtcgtgcggcccctcccccgctccctcccgACCTGTGCTGCAgcaatcgcagactctaggggagggatcgatgttctctcctaccgttccagcacctccgaaggtgtaaagcaaggttttatgatctccgccttcttggtattgtaggtctctaaggagctggcattatgtttattctctgaaattcagttcatccaatcttttgttgtattttggaggggagagaatcccgggtcagctcaccccacaaTTTTGCTCCGCCTACTCAGCATCACGTTAATCATTCTTGACAAATTAACAAATGTAATGAAATCAGCTAACTGTTCCTAATTGCActtgattaaatgagaaaagaaaatgatgagcaCAGGGTGTCAAATTCCCAGCTCATCTCAACCACCATAACTGACCTGAAGTGTCTGTACCTTCCCTGAAACAAACTCTTACTTCCTGTAGCATCAGACCTGATATTTCTGAAAACCTAACCTGGAGTCTCTTCCTGCAAGTGGCTGAATTACAACTCAGGTCGAATCCCCATCTGCACAGTGGTGAAAGTGATGGCAGAGATTTAGTAGTAATTGGGTCCTGAAAACTGGAATGAGGACGTAAGTCAGTTCCTGATTAAGCTGGAACATTTAACTAACTCCCACATGGCACAGAGTTGGCCTTGTCAGTGGaagcagccctcctcctcctgtctgaGAAGGTTAACTCTGCTTCTCCTGAGGATCCTGTCATCATATCCCCTGAGGTCATTGCCTGGCAAGACACTGATGATCCTCCTCAAGACCTATACCCACCAGCCTTGGTGCTTCTAGAGCAAGACTCAGTCGAGGTGAACTTGACTCCTAGCAGGTCCCAAAGCATGAGATACACAAGGGGACCCATGAGGAATTGTGCTACACTCCAAAATTACTGCATCCTTTTCCTAGTACACACAGATGGTAACCTAGGACAACTGTGAAGAAGTGGGCTACTGGGGGTTGGGATAATGGAGGAAAGAACATGCATTTGATTTGGTGGAATGAATTGATTTGGCCCCACTCAGCAGAGGTTCTCTATTCAACGTTGTGTCTCGAGGGGGTACAAAGAGCTCTAACAGTCTGTTCAGTTGACTGGCTCTAACATGGAGCAAAATGTGGAGACCACAAGATAAAATGGAACGTCCTTGGTGTGCTGTAGAAGAAAGGATCAAAATAATCATTTGAAAGCAGCACAGAGAGCTAAACAACTCAATGGAATGAGGAAAAAAGgataagaacaaaggaaaagttcAAAGACAGGAAACatagaaacataagaaaaaaacaattttgcGGATGAGAGTGTAAAAATCAAAAGATTGACATGTGACCCTCGCTGCAAATATGGGTCTCTTTTGGGTGATTAGCTGCACTTTTGGCCAGTGGAAGCCCAAACATGCACTAAACGGCCCCTCCTCTGCCACAGCTTAACTACAAGACTTACTAATGTTGTTACCTGTCGGTTCGGCTCTCAGAGCACCCCAGTCCTGGAGGAGACTCTCTTGGGACACCCATGCCTTCATCCAGGCCCtggactagccctgggacctgccacaAATCTTTCTCCTCTgagggacagcacagccttccccaccttcctctggcaagtctctttcctgggtgTCTGTGCCACATcagcaagggcctgggctgccggCAACCAGGGTTTATCCTTAGCTTCTAGCTGTGCTGAGATGGCCTCCCTGACAGAGCCCAGTCTGCCCtgtgtctgagtgacacttgtagccaccaggaaggagaggatgagtCAGAAGTGCCAAGCGATTCACTCGGACCTTGTCTTTCAGGCTCTTTCCAAGGGATGAGATTGCAAAGGCTGGGTGGTCAGGCTTTCCCTCCTGGCTCTGGAGCCAGTGCTCCAGTTGAGCTTAGAGCAGTGTCTGTTTAGCACCCAGATGGGAAGCATTTCAGCATTTCTCTCGGTAAGGCTGTGTCCACCCACATCCACAGATCATCAGGTTGCTAGCATTCCCCGCTAGACCCCCACTCACACCCTTCTTAGGTCTCCTCTTTCAAAGCTCCCAACAGGAAAGGCACATATCCCCATGACAGAAACACAGCACAAGACTGTGGACAAGAACACAGCCAGCTGAGGGGCTGCACACTTGCCGGGCTCAGGCACTGCAACGACTTTAGGAAAATTCACTATAAATACTCCAGATTGTGTAAACTTGGGACTGTCCAACACCACGGGCCTGAGAAGCACACAGGCCCAGAAGTCACCCTCGGCAACAGGGAGACTGTGGGGTCATTCCTCGTCAGGACGATCATCTATCCTCCTGGGAAAGCagagctcacctgggatccatcagGCCCAGTCTGGGAGGAGTGGCCACGATGGACCTGGCAGAAAGGCTgggggcatctagggaatttctgccctaagaTACAATTGTATGCAGAAGTGCAGAGACACTGAAAATCCTAGCTCACAGAGAGCACTAGGTTtatggagggagacctggctgaggccctcaaagctgcatcccacagctttcTCCTTGGAGAgacaacaagcaggaaatggtatCCGGAGTAAGGGAGTAGAAGACCAGGAGGAGCAAGTCTAGGTCAAGCGTGAACAGGGAGCTCCTCAGTGGGCACAAGAAGGCAGAGTCATGCCTGCCCATGGTCCATCTGCACAGGACATTCCTCTGGCCTCGTCCTCTCCAcgtgcacgttttgagcttttgacAGTATATTCCCCACTTAGAGCAGAAGCCATTCCGGAGACtaaatcagaaaacaaggtccTAATCTGTGTGCAAGGGAAACCGGGAAAATCTTCCCTCTTCCAGTAGAGTGTAGAAAGACAGCCACTCTGCTGGGTAGGACATGTGCTAGGGAGAGGCAAGTGCTAGTTTGAAAGACACCCCCAGCTCAGTGGTTGTCGCTCTGCCTGAGAAAGTGCCTCCAAACTCTTAGTCCCAAGGTTGGAGgggccatctctgctcctggacagggtgaaccacactgcaatgatcctgtcctctgAGGGAGGGGGACTTGGGCATGTCCTTCAGTagccagggagggggctggcctttctcccttctctacaTAAACTGAGCTGATGATGCTGCGAGGTTTCTAAATTCGAGgaggaatgtgagtttctggatcCCGTTTCTATGAGCACGGTGAGTGAAAGATgcacacctccactcccagggttagaaagaagcaacaatttaatataataccCAAACGGAGCATTTACCATTGACAACAAAATATGGTCCCTCCAAATATGGAAATAGGTGCTGGGGaaaagggggtgggagaagaggGGTTGGTGCCTTCCGTCATGGCCTCCAGGGGACCCCAGGAAACAGATCACAAAGTTCTCCTCAGAATCAGAGGAGGTGGCCCTGTGTACCCTGAGtgtccctgctgtgtccctgctgtagctcagctggtctcaggagggtcATCGACCACCACTGGCCCCTTGGTTAGgggtctggtgtctggagaaagCAAGGCATTTCTTGAGGGGCCTGCCCTGGAATCACAGGGCacatcccctccctgcccccactgtgctctgtgctccagccatGTCCTGAGTGCTCTGACAGACAACAACATCCCatctgtccctgacacaggggctgatatttagcatcacccatttcacagaggaggaaaccagtcCCAGAAATGTGAGTGCAATCACCCGGGACAggactgctcagcagtggagctAGGACCCAGGGCCAGCAGTCTGCCTCCGCAGGCCCACGCTCAGcctgaatgtttcctgagcccGTGGATTCAGCCACTGCCAGTGCAGACACTCACTCTGCCCTGGGTGGATCTTCTTGTCTTTGAAGAAGAGTCAAATCTTTCTGGCCCAGTGGTTttggggctccagctggcaggacaggctgtagctacaggacagagtagAGCTGTgagctctcaggagccacacatcACATGTGCATCCTGTAGActgccagcagctggagtccaagggccccaggggtcgccatgcaATCAGATCTGAGGCTGACCAGGGAGCCATGgtcatgggctctggagctggtcagcagagagagtctgccctgccTTCGCCCAACTCCTGACCCgcctcacctctcctcctccctcaggggctccacggcctggaagcaggccccaaagtgctcatcgggctgcacggtgtacagatttgcagcctcctggagcagctcgatCTCCTCGATCAGTTTGAATTGCTAGGACAGAGCAAGCACAGGATGCCCCCAGGGCCTGAGTGGGGGACCCTGCACGgctcttggaggaggtgaggaggggtCAAGGAGCCAGTCTGGGGCTTTTGCCCACTTGGGAGCCCTGCCTCCCTGCAATTCCAGTCAGGACTTGCCTGCTCTCACACTTGGCCTGAaatagctcctcctccaggatgGTGTCTTTGATTGCAGCCCTTCCCCCATCCACCAATGCCATAGAATCCCCAGCTCTGTATATCGAACTCTGCAAATAAATGTCCGACCCTGGGGATTGGGCCAGATGGGGTCCTGCCCACGGGCGGGGGGCTCTCTGATTTCCAAACCCCCACCCTCCTCACCATGAGGCTGCAGCTgcttacctcattccatttctGACAGTTCAGCACATACCCCTGGAAAGGAGACAGCCacagtccatcagaaacagcccccttggGCCAGCACTAAGCCCGGTCCACACCTCTTCCGATGTTGCACTgttgccagtgggcaggcccttccAGAGACATGACTTACacctgggccagtctctgggctccagagcaggggcCACAGAGCAACTGAAGCAAGAGACGTTGtaacccaaccctctctgatgacgcatggggagactgaggcctcaggcaggaagggacagctcagccagtgatgtgcttcctgactgggatgggcccgacttctcttccctcattggcagggccagagggagaggctgagtccagctcagacaccacctcctgtggcgacacagtcaggcagctctgagcctcagcagcccagggaaccaGGACGTTGGCTTATGCAGAGCCTACATCAATCATTGGGGAGATGGGCCTGACACCCCAACTCCCACATGAGGCTGCAGGCCCTGCTGAGAGGAActttgccaaatgcagagagctcagggctcagggcaggactctctcctccacaccctcaggagcctgagcccccggacccacctccaggctcactcacctccacataatcctATCATAGcatccagcagctccagggaactGAATAATGTCACCAGCGAGGGGACGACACCCTGTGCTGCTATCAGGGTGGGCATGGTGGTGAGCTCCCACTCTCAGTTGCCCCCATGGACCCTCCCCTGAaacccctcaccccagcctcctgcccaccccatgCTCCCACACAGAGGAGCCTAGGATCCTCAGGACACCCAAACACCCacaattccctcctcccctcccctccaggaacaccaaactccaTCAGTCAAGTCGCAGGCTGGCTGTTGGCCCCTCCCAGGtgcagtggcccctgcccttccctACCCCAAATCTTCCCTtctgccagcccttccaggcttcctcctgctcactgccaatgCAGGCACATCATgcttggcagccacagcagatgcGCCTaaggaggaaggcccctctcctgagggaggtCTCCAGATGGGAGGGTGATCCCgctctcctctgactcctaggCCCCTCCCCACTGTCACCCTCATCTGTTGTGGCTGCCTCTCCTGGGATCCCTGGTGGGCTCTCTCTGCAGTCACTAACACGGAGGTTGCCTCCTGTCGGGGCCGAGGACATGGTCAGGGCGCCCATACTCCCCTCCACGTGTCCCCCAAGTCccctgatctcagaccctggccatcggcTCCAATCCCCTGCTGCAtctgctgcccccacctccagggtgctctgattctagaacagtcctggctccaggactcactcctgtgtgaccttgggcctgcccaggcctccctggccctctttcctcatctgaaaagtgtgaggaaaacgtcacctgcttccaggagtctcctgaggacACAGGGTCATCTgcgtgtcatcactgctctcccctcacctctcgaggaggagccagcacaaatctcctcccattcctgtcctcccttggatggtaTCACCCAGCTGGGAGGCCTGCACCACCgatcatttccctccacttctCAGAGGGGGCGACGGAGGaccccagaggggcagtgactggaTCAAGGACCCACTGGGAGAGGCTTCTCCCCTTTCCAGCTACAGgccctgtccccgctgccttcaccccaCCCCTGGCTCCAAATCTGACCAATGCCCTGACCTCTGGACTCCTGGGGTGTGTCCAGACCCCAGCTAAACAGACAGGGAtggggagggcagggtgtcttGGGGGACCTGGCTGAGTGGCAccggcctgccccaccctcacagggctctctgaccaccagcctgggccgagccttgccatagcctcacctcctagactcccctcaggatgttcccctcccttctccttctggcctccttctAGATCTCCATCCTCCAGGTTACCTGCACTAGCAGCTCCCTGCTCATGCGTTTTTCTCTCCTGCACCAGTTCTTCCAGGTTGGAGAACTCTCCCTGcggagtggggaaagaaaaaaagcaagaaaatgtgtGGGATGCTTGAAGGGCATATCCCATTTATTTGAGAACCCAGCAGATCcaaactgcctggggcctggatgagggatttcactggggtgctctgagctctaaggtccccatgggatggggagggggggGCCTCTCCACTTGTCCCCTTgggcctccattcccagatgtcccaaacagatctctttggaacagtgttggtttcagctgcatagagacttctgttgctgcaaaggaaacacttgacaATGTCCACCTGGACACAAGCCAGGCTctggtctggaaggaaatgaatcccTGGGGCAGAACTGCTGGCTGAAGGAcactgagagactcagagacccagcacccaggtcagTTCCTGTGCCCGGCGTTCGCTGTCTCACAGGTTGTctcagctgactttgggggacATGCCGGCCCAAAGCCggctgcctgggccacctcacTCTGATGGTGCTTGGCTGGAGAGCAGcctacccacctggaaacttgtccaCAGGTGTCTTGGAGATGGGaaatggcagggctctgcagggcagaaaggattgtgtggagggaagagaagtttCCGAGGCCTCGGTactcctggggaagggaagagatggcGCTGTGAGGGGGAGCTGCAGCTCTTCTGCCTCTGGCttctgtcccctcatggacttctcctgtcctggaggagacagatgcccagggaagccagggaggggacACCTGCCACCCGGTGAGTAACACTGCCAAGCACAAGGATTTGTAgctcaacacaaggaaggaagtgagcttgtccccaatgggacctcaagtcaaggtcaatGTGGCCCTGGCATGGGAGTCAAGGGACAGTGCAGGGACTAAGACCACAGACTtcaatcctgagagctgagaaacaagtGGCAATTCCCCCACCTCCAGACAGGGCCTGCCAAGGCTTACCTCAGACACCCTGATCCACTGCTcaaccaccctggccctgtcctgcgctgtcatgcTCCGGTCCCCAAGGCAGGTGACGAGGATGCTATTGGCCACGGTGTTGTCGTGTCTCACAGTGTCACGGACGGTGGGTGGCAGGTACTCGCGTTCCCTGTTGTCGCGCTCGGACCAGATGGAGCCGAGGCAGTGGGCGGGCACCAACATCTTGAACAGCTCCTGAAGAAGATTCGGAGTGTCACCCAGCCCTGCTGCACCCCAGCTCAGTGTCCACAGTCCTCCATaggcccaggcagggtgagatcagagctggagctcaggaagcagagcatgtggcctgaggcttgtgggagtccctgggtttGGCTGTGTCCACTGAATGCACCCAGTCCAGGATGAACCCGGACACAGTactgtgggggagggaggggacatttgctcccagccctgtctcacttcctccaagctccagaaggcagcccacacatacccaccagaagggccatcatccacccatcccagTCCCCATTCCCTTGCACATTCCCACATGGCAGGGACAACAACCAGCTTTGTTTGTCTCCACTGGAGTCAATACACATCACCTGCCTGATAAGTGCTGAGGCTGTCCGGGCCACCTGCGCAGATGGGCGAtccacccaaggacctggcagcacttcagtgagtgcCCATCCCCTACCAAAGGGCCAGACTGTGCCCaacttccactctctcccacctcattcattGGCACAGCCACCCTGTGCACAGGTGCTCTGCGTGTCCATCTCTACTGTCCCCTGTTCGCTAGGGCACAGCAAAGGCTTGGGGGGAAAGAAAGCTGCCCAAGTCACAGTGTTggtaagggagggagcagggatttgGACACAGATCATCAGCATCCTGAGCAGGGAATGCCAGCTGTGGGGCAGCTCATGGCACCAGGATGGCAGGGGCCACCCGCCCTGTGAGCCCCACTACTCACTGCAGCCATCcttgtcagctgctctgccaccggctggggagggaagtccaagaggTTTGGCTTCTCCTCCTGCAGCTGGTCCTCAgtggtcacagcccaggggcaggtgggctctggggctggatcCTGCGGGCTCGTGACTGGTGCAGATGGAACTGGAAGGCTCCGTAGAGGGCAGCATCAAGTGGGCTCCAGTTCAGGAGCTGGCTCTGGAGCTGCCTTTAATGGTGGCCCTTCCTCCAGCTGTGGAGGGGCCTAAGCAGGGGATGCTGGCTTCAGCTCTATCACAGGGGGTGAGACTGGAGGTGCAGCTGGCTCTAGCCCGGGTgctggcactggctctggctctggtagtggcaggagctttggagctggctctggagcaggataaagagaaagtttcactcacacacctgacagtttctaTGCCTTTCGAAAGATAGGAAGGACTCCACTGCCTTTAAGGGAACTCTAGCCCATGAgcctcaacacagacagtcttcccagactccagtcccctcacgTTTCTGTTCAGCCTCAATGGCcttgagatgctccaggtggcctggtagaaggtaggcatggccctccacgTGTGAACCACCAAAGCTGACATGCAGAGTGTCCAGCTGCAGGGTCCAACAGGGAAACcgcaggggctccctgcaatcctgcccttggcccagccaggttcccagcaggaaatagatagcactggggggaggcagatgggccagagagtcagtggcccggcctttccttaaacaccgccctcccaaggcactcttgttagcatctgcgcccctgtgccagcccctccccctccagaggagggcccaatcccagccctgagccccagctggctgtgctggcagggccaggcctgctcatccagcaggctgaacacagagtctgtgagagtctcttgttcccactgacactctcctccccaagggtcttGACACAGCCCACCCAAGGCCTCCATGCatgtgggccactggaatgaagactccagcagatttgGGAGCAGCTTACTCACtcacctcctactatggacctggcGGTGGTGTtcacaaggggtggatgtggagaaagggaggcggAAGGAGCCGGGACTCTGCTGGGAgtgggtctctaggggacaactcagcccagcctcccttccaattCTCAAGGGGCTTGGGACCCATGCAcagctctctttgagtccagtcctgctggagtggaagccaccagaactcagccctcccatgggaatcacaagatgggtgagatgcagggttctcccagggctgccccagccacagcctccatcctctccccccATCGAgtttgctagagacaggaggccctctGTCTGGACCCAAAGACTACTCACTTTGGGAGATGgtcctgtcctccagcatcccgcacgcaatgggccaagctgcctccatgtgtcccaaaggggatgagggcatcaCCTGGGATGTAGGGTAGATGGCACCtgtgaatgatgtcaag of Equus caballus isolate H_3958 breed thoroughbred chromosome 29, TB-T2T, whole genome shotgun sequence contains these proteins:
- the LOC138921440 gene encoding ral guanine nucleotide dissociation stimulator-like; translation: MAAELFKMLVPAHCLGSIWSERDNREREYLPPTVRDTVRHDNTVANSILVTCLGDRSMTAQDRARVVEQWIRVSEEYRGLGNFSSLHTILSALQSPAISHLQDTCGQVSRESSPTWKNWCRREKRMSRELLVQAHLLWLPSMMCLHWHSTGCRPLAGDIIQFPGAAGCYDRIMWRGMC